Proteins from one Staphylococcus saprophyticus subsp. saprophyticus ATCC 15305 = NCTC 7292 genomic window:
- the glyA gene encoding serine hydroxymethyltransferase — protein MSFIQKQDKEIYEVIQNEFNRQNNNIELIASENFVSEAVMEAQGSVLTNKYAEGYPNRRYYGGCEYVDVSETLAIDRAKKLFGAEHVNVQPHSGSQANMAVYLVALEHGDTVLGMNLSHGGHLTHGAPVNFSGQFYNFVEYGVDQENEQIDYDEVLKVAKEHKPKLIVAGASAYSRTIDFKRFKEIADEVGAKLMVDMAHIAGLVAVGLHPNPVEYADFVTTTTHKTLRGPRGGMILCKEEYKKQIDKTIFPGIQSGPLEHVIAAKAVAFGEALQDDFKVYQQQVIQNAKTLANTLTDEGFRVVSGGTDNHLVAVDVKGSVGITGKVAEETLDAIGITCNKNTIPFDQEKPFVTSGIRLGTPAATTRGFDETAFEEVAKIISLVLKDPENEKALAEGKERVNTLTSKHPLYN, from the coding sequence ATGTCATTTATTCAAAAGCAAGATAAAGAAATATATGAAGTGATTCAAAATGAATTTAACCGTCAAAATAACAATATCGAGCTCATTGCTTCAGAGAACTTTGTTTCAGAAGCAGTTATGGAAGCCCAAGGATCAGTGTTAACGAACAAGTATGCTGAAGGCTATCCTAATAGAAGATATTATGGCGGTTGTGAATACGTAGATGTGTCAGAAACATTAGCTATTGATCGTGCTAAAAAATTATTTGGCGCAGAACATGTTAATGTTCAACCACACTCAGGATCTCAGGCCAATATGGCTGTTTATCTCGTAGCATTAGAACACGGTGATACTGTATTAGGTATGAATTTAAGCCACGGTGGCCATTTAACACATGGTGCACCTGTGAACTTTAGTGGTCAATTTTATAACTTTGTGGAATATGGTGTAGACCAAGAAAATGAGCAAATTGATTATGATGAAGTATTAAAAGTTGCTAAAGAACATAAACCTAAATTAATTGTTGCTGGTGCATCAGCTTATTCAAGAACAATCGATTTCAAACGATTCAAAGAAATTGCTGATGAAGTTGGCGCAAAATTAATGGTTGATATGGCACATATCGCTGGTTTAGTCGCAGTTGGTTTACATCCAAATCCTGTGGAATATGCAGATTTTGTAACGACAACTACACATAAAACATTACGCGGACCTCGTGGTGGCATGATTTTATGTAAAGAAGAATATAAAAAACAAATTGATAAAACGATATTCCCAGGTATCCAAAGTGGCCCATTAGAGCATGTGATTGCTGCTAAAGCAGTTGCATTTGGTGAGGCATTACAAGATGACTTTAAAGTTTATCAACAACAAGTGATTCAAAATGCTAAAACATTAGCTAACACATTGACTGACGAAGGATTTAGAGTTGTATCTGGAGGCACGGATAATCACCTCGTCGCAGTAGACGTCAAAGGTTCTGTGGGTATTACAGGTAAAGTTGCTGAAGAAACACTAGATGCAATTGGAATAACTTGTAATAAAAATACAATTCCTTTTGATCAAGAGAAACCTTTCGTAACGAGTGGTATTCGTTTAGGTACCCCAGCTGCAACAACACGTGGTTTTGATGAAACTGCTTTTGAAGAAGTTGCGAAAATCATTAGTTTAGTTTTAAAAGACCCAGAAAATGAAAAAGCATTAGCCGAAGGGAAAGAAAGAGTTAATACTTTAACTTCAAAACATCCTTTATATAATTAA
- a CDS encoding L-threonylcarbamoyladenylate synthase has product MNTKIWDLRQSNNQLNTDNELNDIKVIFENGGLIAIPTETVYGLGADARNEAAIKHIYSAKGRPSDNPLIVHIYKVEQIQAFTDKLSKEVEMLMNEFWPGPISFIVPLKKGYLCESVSGGLDSIAVRMPSHPIGRQILKYVDMPIAAPSANLSGRPSPTTFEHVYRDLDGRIDGIVNGDQSEEGLESTVLDCTRFPFKIARPGSITKSMIEAVIPDSVTTIGTLDSEKPIAPGMKYKHYSPDTPVKILKSFNALPTSTSNWTQTAFIVPRSKQALIPEAAKFIPLCEDENDIKGANHNLYQILHQLDQDDQIQHAFIYGFDLNDNTTAIMNRMMKAANQSIIEGADL; this is encoded by the coding sequence GTGAATACAAAAATATGGGATTTACGCCAATCTAATAATCAATTGAATACAGATAATGAACTGAATGATATAAAAGTAATTTTTGAAAATGGCGGTTTAATTGCTATACCAACTGAAACTGTATACGGATTGGGTGCAGATGCACGTAATGAAGCAGCAATTAAACACATTTATAGTGCGAAAGGTAGACCATCTGACAATCCTTTAATTGTTCATATCTATAAAGTTGAACAAATACAAGCTTTTACAGATAAGCTGTCAAAAGAAGTTGAAATGTTAATGAATGAATTTTGGCCTGGACCGATTTCATTTATTGTTCCATTAAAAAAAGGCTATTTATGTGAAAGTGTTAGTGGTGGGTTAGATTCCATTGCAGTGCGTATGCCAAGTCATCCAATCGGAAGACAAATACTAAAATATGTTGATATGCCAATTGCGGCACCCAGTGCAAATTTGAGTGGCAGACCCTCACCGACTACATTTGAACATGTTTATCGTGATTTGGACGGGCGTATCGATGGTATTGTGAATGGAGACCAAAGTGAAGAGGGGTTAGAAAGTACTGTGCTCGATTGTACACGATTTCCATTTAAAATCGCTAGACCCGGTTCTATCACAAAATCTATGATAGAAGCGGTTATTCCAGACAGTGTGACAACAATAGGTACATTAGATTCTGAAAAACCAATTGCTCCAGGTATGAAATATAAACATTATTCACCTGATACACCAGTAAAAATATTGAAGTCTTTTAATGCGTTACCTACATCGACTTCAAATTGGACACAAACAGCGTTTATCGTACCTCGTAGCAAACAAGCGTTAATACCAGAAGCTGCGAAATTTATACCTTTATGCGAAGATGAAAATGATATTAAAGGGGCTAATCATAATCTTTATCAAATATTGCACCAGTTAGACCAAGACGATCAAATTCAACATGCCTTTATTTATGGATTTGATTTGAATGATAACACTACGGCAATTATGAATAGAATGATGAAAGCGGCTAATCAATCTATTATTGAAGGAGCAGATTTATGA
- the atpE gene encoding F0F1 ATP synthase subunit C: MNLIAAAIAIGLSALGAGIGNGLIVSRTVEGVARQPEARGQLMGIMFIGIGLVEALPIIGVVIAFMSL; this comes from the coding sequence ATGAATTTAATCGCAGCAGCAATCGCAATCGGCTTATCAGCATTAGGTGCAGGTATTGGTAATGGTCTTATCGTTTCAAGAACAGTAGAAGGTGTCGCTCGTCAACCAGAAGCACGTGGACAATTAATGGGTATTATGTTCATCGGTATCGGTTTAGTTGAAGCATTACCTATCATTGGTGTAGTTATCGCTTTCATGTCACTATAA
- a CDS encoding F0F1 ATP synthase subunit delta, which yields MANIAKKYAKALFDTAKDADILDDMYDEFSTINEAVQSENKKLQALDADPQKDVEQRRRFVSIVFGQTNQYLQNMLTILASNRHLGHIHEIYIAFETLYNEEHNQDYAVIESVYQLSEEELSSIEEIIKARTKLSKIMITNKINPELIGGIRVKVGTKVMDASIKNDLAQLERQFIRVK from the coding sequence ATGGCAAACATAGCAAAAAAATATGCCAAAGCATTATTTGATACTGCTAAAGATGCAGACATACTTGACGACATGTACGATGAATTTTCAACAATTAATGAAGCAGTTCAATCTGAAAATAAAAAGCTACAAGCATTGGATGCAGATCCACAAAAAGATGTTGAGCAACGTCGTCGCTTCGTAAGCATTGTATTTGGACAAACGAACCAATACTTGCAGAATATGCTGACAATACTTGCTAGCAATCGTCATTTAGGACACATTCATGAAATATATATCGCGTTTGAAACATTATATAATGAAGAGCATAATCAAGACTATGCTGTAATCGAATCCGTATATCAATTGTCAGAAGAAGAATTATCAAGTATAGAAGAAATTATTAAAGCACGAACTAAACTTTCTAAAATAATGATTACTAACAAAATCAATCCTGAACTTATCGGTGGTATCAGAGTTAAAGTTGGTACGAAAGTGATGGACGCAAGTATTAAAAATGATCTTGCGCAATTAGAAAGACAATTTATTAGAGTGAAATAA
- a CDS encoding low molecular weight protein arginine phosphatase, with product MKIIFVCTGNTCRSPMAESIAQSKLPNHTIVSRGMYAIDGQPISDHTKEILLERHLNVPYQAQSFTASDINADLILTMGSSHKRIIKELYDNTDHVFTLNEYVDKIGEVSDPFGGSKSAYLEIYNELNLLIDSLKNKILN from the coding sequence ATGAAAATCATTTTTGTTTGTACAGGAAATACTTGTAGGAGTCCTATGGCTGAAAGTATCGCTCAGTCCAAATTACCTAACCATACAATTGTGTCACGTGGTATGTATGCTATAGATGGTCAACCGATATCAGATCATACTAAGGAAATTTTACTTGAGCGTCATTTAAATGTGCCATACCAAGCCCAGTCTTTTACTGCTTCAGATATAAATGCAGATTTAATATTGACGATGGGTTCATCTCATAAGCGCATAATTAAGGAATTGTATGATAACACCGATCACGTATTTACTTTAAATGAGTATGTAGACAAGATAGGAGAGGTTTCCGATCCGTTTGGTGGGAGTAAATCTGCATATCTTGAAATATATAATGAATTAAATTTACTGATAGATAGTTTAAAAAATAAAATATTAAACTAA
- the wecB gene encoding non-hydrolyzing UDP-N-acetylglucosamine 2-epimerase, which yields MKKIMTVFGTRPEAVKMAPLIQALKHDDALEPIVVVTAQHREMLDSVLTSFHITPDYDLDIMKQGQSLSEITSRILSRLEDVIKKEQPDMILVHGDTMTTFAGSLAALYNQIPIGHVEAGLRTWDKYAPFPEEMNRQMVGVMADLNFAPTNNAAHNLLAENKPEESIVVTGNTAIDAMKTTIHDHYHSEIIAKHKDKRIILLTAHRRENIGEPMVHIFKAVRDIVEAFEDVVVVYPVHKNPKVREIAETYLSNHERIELVEPLEVVDFHNFAHQSYLILTDSGGVQEEAPSLGKPVLVLRDATERPEGVNAGTLKIVGTHEKNIFDSTKQLLDDKMLYDKMSHARNPYGDGNAALRICENIKYYFHIISKKPESFK from the coding sequence ATGAAAAAAATAATGACTGTCTTCGGCACACGTCCAGAAGCAGTAAAAATGGCACCTCTAATTCAAGCGTTGAAACATGACGATGCGCTAGAACCTATCGTAGTTGTTACGGCTCAACATAGAGAAATGCTTGATTCAGTTCTGACTAGCTTCCACATCACACCAGATTATGATTTGGATATCATGAAACAAGGCCAGTCACTGTCTGAAATTACGTCACGTATTTTATCGAGACTAGAGGATGTTATAAAGAAAGAACAACCAGATATGATACTCGTTCATGGTGACACAATGACGACGTTTGCTGGTAGTTTAGCAGCATTATATAATCAGATTCCTATAGGTCATGTCGAGGCTGGCTTAAGAACATGGGATAAATATGCTCCATTTCCTGAAGAAATGAATAGACAAATGGTAGGGGTAATGGCAGATTTGAATTTTGCCCCTACCAATAATGCTGCTCACAATCTTTTAGCAGAAAACAAACCAGAGGAATCAATCGTTGTGACAGGTAATACGGCTATAGATGCTATGAAGACGACAATACATGATCACTATCATTCTGAGATTATAGCAAAGCATAAAGATAAACGTATCATTTTGTTAACTGCGCACCGACGTGAAAATATTGGTGAACCTATGGTGCATATATTTAAAGCTGTTAGAGATATTGTCGAAGCATTTGAAGATGTCGTTGTGGTTTACCCAGTGCATAAAAATCCTAAAGTTAGGGAAATTGCAGAAACTTATTTATCAAATCACGAGCGAATTGAATTGGTGGAACCATTGGAAGTCGTGGATTTTCATAATTTTGCCCATCAATCATACTTGATATTAACAGATTCTGGAGGTGTGCAAGAAGAAGCGCCTTCATTAGGTAAACCTGTACTTGTGTTAAGAGATGCTACAGAAAGACCCGAAGGTGTGAATGCTGGTACGCTTAAAATAGTAGGCACCCACGAGAAAAACATATTTGATTCTACGAAACAATTATTAGATGACAAAATGTTATATGACAAAATGAGCCATGCACGAAATCCTTATGGAGATGGAAATGCCGCTTTACGAATTTGTGAGAATATCAAATATTATTTTCATATAATTTCCAAAAAGCCAGAATCATTCAAATAA
- the upp gene encoding uracil phosphoribosyltransferase, whose amino-acid sequence MGKVHVFDHPLIQHKLSYIRDVHTGTKEFRELVDEVGMLMAYEVTRDLELQDVEIETPVTKMIAKRLTGKKLAFVPILRAGLGMTQGILTLVPAARIGHVGLYRDPETLEAVEYFVKLPQDIEEREIVVVDPMLATGASAIEAINSLKKRGAKNIRFMCLIAAPEGVEKLQAAHEDVDIFIAALDEKLDNHAYITPGLGDAGDRLFGTK is encoded by the coding sequence ATGGGCAAAGTACATGTTTTTGATCACCCACTTATTCAACACAAATTAAGTTATATCCGTGACGTACATACTGGGACTAAAGAATTTAGAGAGCTAGTAGATGAAGTAGGTATGTTAATGGCATATGAAGTTACAAGAGATTTAGAATTACAGGATGTGGAAATAGAAACACCAGTAACAAAAATGATTGCTAAAAGATTAACAGGTAAAAAATTAGCGTTTGTACCAATCTTAAGAGCAGGATTAGGGATGACACAAGGTATTTTAACATTAGTACCTGCAGCTAGAATAGGTCATGTGGGTCTTTATAGAGATCCTGAAACACTAGAAGCCGTTGAATATTTTGTGAAATTACCACAAGATATTGAAGAAAGAGAAATTGTAGTTGTAGACCCAATGTTAGCAACAGGTGCTTCAGCTATAGAAGCTATTAATTCATTAAAAAAACGTGGTGCTAAAAATATTCGTTTTATGTGTTTAATCGCTGCCCCTGAAGGTGTAGAAAAATTACAAGCAGCTCATGAAGATGTGGATATATTTATCGCTGCATTAGATGAAAAGCTTGATAATCATGCATATATCACACCAGGTTTAGGTGATGCAGGTGACCGTTTATTCGGTACAAAATAG
- the atpG gene encoding ATP synthase F1 subunit gamma, which produces MGSLKEIDTRIKSTKKMKQITKAMNMVSSSKLRRAESNAKQFRPYMEKMQDAITAVAGSDKNSRHPMLQQREVKKSAYLVITSDKGLAGAYNANVLKHLIKDIEEKHASKDDYSIVVLGQTGVDFLKNKGYDIHDSLIDVPDQPSFKEVQAIAKKAIGLYSEGEVDEVKIYFSHFVSVLENTPSTKTVLPLSPEDSSLGHGQMSSYEFEPDKEAILSVILPQYVESLIYGTILDAKASEHATRMTAMKNASDNASEIIDDLSIQYNRARQAAITQQITEIVGGSVALE; this is translated from the coding sequence ATGGGATCTCTTAAAGAGATTGATACACGTATAAAATCAACCAAAAAAATGAAGCAAATTACGAAAGCAATGAACATGGTATCAAGTTCTAAATTGCGCCGTGCGGAAAGCAACGCGAAACAGTTCAGACCATATATGGAAAAAATGCAAGATGCAATTACTGCAGTTGCAGGTTCAGATAAAAATTCACGTCACCCAATGTTACAACAACGGGAAGTGAAGAAAAGTGCCTACCTAGTGATTACAAGTGATAAAGGTCTTGCAGGTGCTTACAATGCAAACGTATTAAAACACCTTATAAAAGATATTGAAGAAAAACATGCAAGTAAAGATGATTATTCAATTGTAGTATTAGGTCAAACTGGTGTGGATTTCCTTAAAAATAAAGGTTATGACATACATGATTCACTTATAGATGTACCAGATCAACCTTCTTTTAAAGAAGTACAAGCAATAGCTAAAAAAGCTATAGGTTTGTATAGTGAAGGAGAAGTTGATGAGGTGAAAATTTATTTTAGTCATTTCGTAAGTGTATTAGAAAATACACCTTCTACCAAAACTGTGCTTCCATTGTCTCCTGAGGACTCTAGCTTAGGACATGGTCAAATGTCATCATATGAGTTCGAACCAGACAAAGAGGCAATATTGAGCGTCATTTTACCTCAATATGTTGAAAGTTTAATATATGGAACGATTTTAGATGCAAAAGCAAGTGAACATGCTACGCGTATGACTGCAATGAAAAATGCATCAGATAATGCGTCAGAAATTATTGATGACTTATCTATTCAATATAACAGAGCAAGACAAGCAGCAATTACTCAACAAATCACTGAAATTGTCGGTGGCTCAGTTGCGCTTGAATAA
- a CDS encoding F0F1 ATP synthase subunit B produces MTATTNMFVLGAAGTSGVQWGTIIVTLVTFLILLALLKKFAWGPLKDVMDKREHDINKDIDDAEQAKLNAQKLEEQNKQTLKETQDEVQKILEESKVQARKQHEEIIHEANIRANGMIETAQNEINSEKERAIADINNQVSELSVLIASKVLQKEISDKDQKALVEKYIKEAGDK; encoded by the coding sequence GTGACTGCTACGACAAATATGTTTGTACTTGGTGCAGCTGGAACTAGCGGCGTTCAATGGGGGACAATAATCGTTACGCTTGTAACTTTTCTTATCTTATTAGCTTTATTGAAAAAGTTCGCATGGGGTCCATTAAAAGATGTAATGGATAAACGTGAACACGATATTAATAAAGACATTGATGATGCTGAACAAGCTAAATTAAATGCACAAAAGTTAGAAGAACAAAATAAACAAACACTAAAAGAAACACAAGATGAGGTTCAAAAGATTTTAGAAGAATCTAAAGTTCAAGCACGAAAACAACATGAAGAAATTATTCATGAAGCAAATATCAGAGCTAATGGCATGATTGAAACTGCACAGAATGAAATCAACAGTGAAAAAGAACGTGCAATTGCAGATATTAACAACCAAGTTTCTGAGCTTTCTGTTTTAATCGCTTCTAAAGTACTGCAAAAAGAAATCTCAGATAAAGATCAAAAAGCTTTAGTTGAAAAGTACATAAAAGAGGCAGGCGATAAGTAA
- the atpA gene encoding F0F1 ATP synthase subunit alpha, with translation MAIKAEEISALLRSQIENYESEMAVTDVGTVLQIGDGIALIHGLNDVMAGELIEFKSGVLGLAQNLEESNVGVVILGPYADIKEGDEVKRTGRIMEVPVGNELIGRVVNPLGQPIDGQGPVNTTSTRPVEKKATGVMDRKSVDEPLQTGIKAIDALVPIGRGQRELIIGDRQTGKTTVAIDTILNQADQDTICIYVAIGQKDSTVRANVEKLRQEGALDYTIVVSASAADPAPMLYIAPYSGVAMAEEFMFAGKDVLIVYDDLTKQAAAYRELSLLLRRPPGREAYPGDVFYLHSRLLERAAKLNDDLGGGSITALPIIETQAGDIAAYVPTNVISITDGQIFLQSDLFFSGVRPAINAGQSVSRVGGSAQIKAMKKVAGTLRLDLASYRELESFAQFGSDLDEFTAKKLERGKRTVEILKQDKNKPLPVENQVLIIYALTKGYLDDIPVEDITRFEEELNLWAKSNATELLNEIKTSGALPKDEAFESAITEFKKSFSKSEA, from the coding sequence ATGGCCATTAAAGCTGAAGAAATCAGTGCATTACTTCGCTCACAAATCGAAAATTATGAGTCGGAAATGGCAGTTACTGATGTAGGTACAGTACTACAAATTGGTGACGGTATCGCATTAATCCACGGATTAAACGATGTTATGGCTGGTGAGCTAATAGAATTCAAAAGTGGCGTTCTAGGCTTAGCACAAAACTTAGAAGAATCAAATGTCGGTGTAGTTATTTTAGGACCATACGCTGATATCAAAGAAGGGGACGAAGTAAAACGTACTGGACGTATTATGGAAGTTCCTGTAGGTAACGAACTTATTGGTCGTGTTGTGAACCCACTTGGACAACCTATTGATGGACAAGGTCCAGTTAATACAACAAGCACAAGACCTGTAGAGAAAAAAGCAACAGGTGTAATGGACCGTAAATCAGTTGATGAACCATTACAAACTGGTATTAAAGCCATTGATGCACTTGTACCAATTGGTCGTGGTCAACGTGAATTAATCATTGGTGACCGTCAAACAGGTAAAACTACGGTTGCTATTGATACAATTTTAAACCAAGCTGATCAAGATACAATTTGTATTTATGTTGCTATTGGACAAAAAGATTCAACTGTTCGTGCTAATGTTGAAAAGCTACGCCAAGAAGGCGCGTTAGATTACACAATTGTTGTTTCTGCTTCAGCAGCTGACCCAGCTCCAATGCTTTATATTGCACCATATTCAGGTGTAGCTATGGCTGAAGAATTCATGTTTGCTGGTAAAGACGTTTTAATTGTTTATGATGATTTAACGAAACAAGCTGCAGCTTACCGTGAGTTATCACTATTATTACGTAGACCACCAGGCCGTGAAGCATACCCAGGTGATGTGTTCTACTTACATAGTAGATTACTTGAAAGAGCAGCGAAGTTAAATGATGATTTAGGTGGAGGCTCTATTACTGCCTTACCAATTATAGAAACACAAGCAGGCGATATCGCAGCTTATGTACCAACTAACGTTATTTCAATTACAGATGGACAAATCTTCTTACAATCTGATTTATTCTTCTCAGGTGTAAGACCTGCCATTAATGCTGGTCAATCTGTATCACGTGTTGGTGGTTCTGCACAGATAAAAGCAATGAAAAAAGTTGCTGGTACGTTACGTTTAGATTTAGCTTCTTATCGTGAATTAGAGTCATTTGCACAATTTGGTTCAGATTTAGATGAGTTTACAGCTAAAAAATTAGAACGTGGTAAACGTACGGTTGAAATCTTAAAACAAGATAAAAACAAACCACTACCTGTCGAAAATCAAGTATTAATTATTTATGCATTGACTAAAGGTTATTTAGATGACATCCCAGTAGAAGATATTACTCGTTTCGAGGAAGAATTAAATCTTTGGGCTAAGTCTAATGCGACTGAACTATTAAATGAAATTAAAACTTCAGGTGCATTACCAAAAGATGAAGCATTTGAATCAGCAATTACAGAATTCAAAAAAAGCTTTAGCAAATCAGAAGCATAA
- the atpB gene encoding F0F1 ATP synthase subunit A — MNHKDPLVSWNVFGLDVVFNLSSIMMLIITAVIVFVIAIICTRNLKKRPTGKQNFIEWVFDFVRGIIESNMAWSKGGQFHFLAVTLIFFIFVSNMLGLPFQLISGHTLWWKSPTADATVTLTLSTLIILLTHFYGVRMKGTKGYFQNYTKPIFLLPINIFEEFTSTLTLGLRLYGNIFAGELLLGLLAGLVTGDSTRAWGWIIGLPGLVVWQGFSIFIGTIQAYIFVMLSMVYMSHKVQDSH, encoded by the coding sequence ATGAATCATAAAGACCCTCTAGTCAGCTGGAATGTATTTGGTCTAGACGTCGTGTTTAATCTTTCATCAATTATGATGTTGATTATTACAGCAGTTATTGTTTTTGTCATAGCTATTATTTGTACACGCAACCTCAAAAAACGACCAACTGGTAAACAAAATTTCATAGAGTGGGTTTTTGACTTTGTAAGAGGTATTATTGAAAGTAACATGGCATGGTCAAAAGGTGGGCAATTCCATTTCTTGGCAGTAACACTTATATTCTTTATATTTGTGAGTAATATGCTAGGACTTCCATTTCAATTAATTTCAGGGCATACGTTGTGGTGGAAATCACCAACAGCTGATGCGACAGTTACTTTAACACTGTCAACACTCATCATTCTATTAACACATTTTTATGGTGTTAGAATGAAAGGTACAAAAGGTTATTTCCAAAACTATACAAAACCAATCTTTTTATTACCAATTAATATCTTTGAAGAATTCACTTCAACTTTAACGTTAGGTCTTCGACTCTACGGTAATATTTTCGCAGGTGAATTGCTATTAGGATTATTGGCAGGATTAGTAACAGGTGATTCAACTAGAGCATGGGGTTGGATAATCGGTTTACCTGGTTTAGTTGTTTGGCAAGGGTTTTCAATTTTCATCGGTACAATTCAAGCATATATTTTCGTTATGCTTTCAATGGTTTACATGTCCCATAAAGTTCAGGACAGTCATTAA
- a CDS encoding TIGR01440 family protein has product MEDLMLLLDELKSQSFFKANELCIIGCSTSEVIGERIGSVGSMEVAKEIFNSLKVIENETGVSFVYQGCEHINRAVTIERAQFNPLTMEEVTVVPDVHAGGSLATYAYKHMDEPIVVEHISVPKGIDIGQTLIGMHIKHVAIPERTSVKQIGEAIVTIASSRPKKIGGERAKYN; this is encoded by the coding sequence ATGGAAGATTTGATGTTATTGTTAGATGAATTAAAATCACAATCTTTTTTCAAGGCTAATGAATTATGCATTATCGGTTGTTCAACATCAGAAGTCATTGGTGAACGCATTGGTAGTGTAGGTTCTATGGAAGTAGCTAAAGAAATATTTAATTCATTGAAAGTAATCGAAAATGAAACGGGCGTTTCTTTTGTATATCAAGGTTGTGAACATATAAACAGAGCGGTAACAATAGAAAGAGCACAATTCAATCCCCTCACGATGGAAGAAGTTACGGTTGTACCAGATGTTCATGCTGGCGGAAGTCTTGCCACTTATGCATACAAGCATATGGATGAACCAATAGTTGTTGAACATATATCGGTACCTAAAGGTATTGATATTGGTCAAACCCTTATTGGAATGCACATCAAGCATGTCGCTATTCCAGAACGTACAAGTGTTAAGCAAATTGGTGAAGCAATTGTAACCATCGCTTCTTCAAGACCTAAGAAAATTGGTGGCGAAAGAGCAAAATATAACTAA
- a CDS encoding ATP synthase subunit I, with the protein MERFNIIFNRYIQYYLYGIVVLLIVFIFTYSPFILGLIIGTIGSLFNTFTFEYYLAKAKEKDNIHISTGNVWRYLIVVLACCIWYFYKDEINIIGVVIGLMISYVLIVFKPFLHKK; encoded by the coding sequence ATGGAACGTTTCAACATCATTTTTAATAGATACATTCAATACTATTTATATGGTATAGTTGTACTATTAATTGTGTTTATTTTCACATACTCACCATTTATATTAGGACTTATAATAGGTACAATTGGATCACTTTTTAATACTTTTACTTTCGAATATTATTTAGCAAAGGCAAAAGAAAAAGATAACATACATATTTCAACGGGCAACGTTTGGAGATATTTAATAGTGGTTCTAGCATGTTGTATTTGGTATTTTTATAAGGATGAAATTAATATCATTGGTGTGGTTATTGGTTTAATGATTTCATATGTTTTAATTGTTTTCAAACCATTTTTACACAAGAAATAA